A stretch of Perognathus longimembris pacificus isolate PPM17 chromosome 1, ASM2315922v1, whole genome shotgun sequence DNA encodes these proteins:
- the Golga2 gene encoding golgin subfamily A member 2 isoform X1, whose amino-acid sequence MWPPHLPCPSPGMSEETRRSKLAAAKKKLREYQQRNSPGVPAGAKKKKKIKNGSNLETTATDDCNSPEDIQDILKVLVSDLNHSNGVALPPLDKWKAPQDCAAPVPPSADDPVLPASVPSPDTGITSMASLQSYDADDGPDLMDETKTFSSTESLRQLSQQLNGLVSESTPYVNGEGLTSCTNIKDLESRYQELAVALDSSYVTNKQLSSKIEELKQQNQDTLDQLEKEKKDYQQKLAKEQGALREQLQVHIQTIGILVSEKSELQTALAHTQQAARQKAGESEDLASRLQSSRQRVGELERTLSAVSTQQKQAEKYNKELTKERDALKLELYKNNKNNEDLTELNSELEERLRVLLTEKEGMQLGMEELQKKLEMSEVLLLQFSSQSESTDSSQQLQQAMEERVQLERKVEQLTELLKQLQVERDQYAENLKEEGTVWKQKIQQVLEQMRMLKEEKERSEKQVVELETNMAELKSQLAAPSLPPAPAGPSEAEQQLQAEAQQLQKELESLAGQLHVQVQDNENLSRLNQEQEERLLALERAAEVWTEQAEDRKQILETMESNRTTISRALLQNRELKEQLAELQDGFVRLSNENMELTSALQSEQHVKKELAKKLGQLQEKLGELKETVELKSQEAQGMQEQRDQCLSHLQQYAAAYQQHVVAYQQLASEKEALHQQFLVQTQLLDQLQHEEVRSKVAADMVRSELHETQKRLEATSQQNLQLQAQLGLLAVPAEVDEADKEEKDEEEVQPHLTIPEDLDSREAMVAFCNEALSSAEQEKARLRGQLREQKERCRRLAQLAAPSQSEPKQDGPGLGNGGDPASGESPQATQMPMEKLQSRFLEVMQEKMELKERVEELEHRCIQLSGETDTIGEYIALYQNQRAFLKERHREKEEYISRLAQDKEDMKVKLLELQELVLRLVGERNQWQGKFLAVTQSPAAEPTPAPSGSQELEAADEQGELREVSLADHVDPVPREAGVAPPPENPTEQQIMQLLREIQNPQEYAGLGSNPCIPFFYRADENDEVKIMVI is encoded by the exons ATTCAGGACATTCTGAAGGTGCTGGTGTCCGACCTTAACCATTCCAATGGGGTAGCACTCCCCCCATTGGACAAGTGGAAG GCTCCCCAAGACTGTGCTGCTCCTGTGCCACCATCTGCTGATGACCCTGTGTTACCCGCCAGTGTCCCTTCCCCTGACACTGGTATCACTAGCATGGCATCGCTTCAG AGCTACGATGCTGACGATGGCCCTGATCTCATGGATGAGACCAA GACTTTTTCATCAACTGAGAGCCTACGGCAACTTTCTCAACAGCTCAATGGTCTTGTGTCAGAG TCCACACCTTACGTCAACGGGGAGGGCCTCACATCTTGTACCAACATAAAGGATCTGGAG AGCCGGTACCAAGAGCTAGCAGTAGCCCTGGACTCCAGCTatgtaacaaacaaacaactcagtAGCAAGATAGAGGAATTG AAACAACAGAACCAGGACACCTTGGACCAACTGGAAAAA GAAAAGAAGGACTACCAGCAGAAGCTGGCCAAAGAGCAGGGAGCACTGCGGGAACAGTTGCAG GTTCACATCCAGACCATTGGGATCCTGGTGTCTGAGAAGTCAGAATTACAGACCGCCCTGGCCCACACGCAGCAGGCAGCCAGGCAGAAAGCAG GAGAGTCCGAGGATCTTGCCAGCCGCCTGCAGTCTTCTCGACAGCGTGTGGGAGAGCTGGAGCGGACTCTGTCTGCCGTCTCCACGCAGCAGAAGCAGGCAGAGAag TACAATAAGGAGCTAACCAAAGAGCGAGATGCCCTGAAACTGGAGCTGTATAAGAACAa TAAAAATAATGAAGACCTGACAGAGCTGAACTCAGAACTGGAAGAGAGGCTTCGAGTACTCCTGACAGAGAAAGAAGGCATGCAGCTTGGAATGGAGGAGCTGCAGAAGAAGTTGGAAATGTCTGAGGTCCTCTTGCTGCAA TTTTCTAGTCAGTCGGAGTCCACCGACAGTAGCCAGCAGTTACAGCAGGCCATGGAGGAGCGGGTACAGCTGGAGAGAAAAGTGGAGCAG CTGACAGAGTTGCTGAAACAGCTGCAAGTGGAGAGAGACCAGTACGCAGAGAACCTGAAAGAAGAGGGCACTGTGTGGAAGCAGAAGATTCAGCAAGTGTTGGAGCAG ATGCGCATgttgaaagaggagaaagagcgcAGTGAGAAGCAAGTAGTGGAGCTGGAGACCAACATGGCGGAACTGAAGAGTCAGCTGG CGGCGCCATCACTgccaccagccccagcaggaCCATCGGAAGCcgagcagcagctgcaggcagAGGCCCAGCAGCTGCAGAAGGAGCTAGAGAGCCTGGCGGGACAGCTACACGTGCAGGTGCAGGACAATGAGAACCTGAGCCGCCTGAACCAGGAGCAAGAGGAGCGGCTGCTGGCTCTGGAGCGGGCAGCTGAGGTCTGGACCGAGCAGGCAGAGGATCGCAAGCAGATCCTGGAAACCATGGAGAGCAACCGCACCACCATCAGCCGCGCACTTCTGCAAAACCGGGAGCTCAAGGAGCAGCTGGCCGAGCTGCAGGATGGCTTTGTCAGGCTG AGCAACGAGAACATGGAACTCACCAGTGCACTGCAGTCAGAGCAGCATGTCAAGAAGGAGCTGGCCAAGAAGCTAGGCCAGCTGCAAGAGAAGCTGGGAGAGCTGAAGGAGACG GTGGAGCTGAAGAGCCAGGAGGCCCAGGGTATGCAGGAACAGCGAGACCAGTGCCTGTCCCACCTGCAGCAGTACGCAGCAGCTTACCAACAGCATGTGGTGGCCTATCAGCAGCTGGCGTCGGAGAAGGAAGCCCTGCACCAGCAGTTCCTGGTGCAGACGCAGCTCCTGGACCAGCTCCAGCATGAGGAGGTGCGGAGCAAGGTGGCGGCTGATATGGTCCGCAGCGAGTTGCACGAGACCCAG AAGCGCCTGGAAGCCACCAGCCAGCAGAACCTTCAGCTGCAGGCCCAGTTGGGCCTCCTTGCTGTCCCCGCAGAAG TAGATGAAGCAGACAAAGAGgaaaaggatgaggaggaagTTCAGCCCCATTTGACCATCCCAGAGGATCTAGACAGCCGAGAAGCCATG GTCGCGTTTTGCAATGAGGCTCTCAGCAGTGCTGAGCAGGAGAAGGCACGGCTGCGCGGGCAGCTGCGAGAGCAGAAGGAGCGCTGCCGACGCCTGGCTCAGCTGGCGGCCCCGTCGCAGAGCGAGCCCAAGCAGGATGGCCCGGGCCTCGGGAACGGAGGCGACCCCGCCTCCGGGGAGAGCCCGCAGGCCACACAGATGCCCATGGAGAAACTGCAG AGCCGCTTCCTAGAGGTCATGCAGGAGAAGATGGAGCTCAAGGAGCGAGTGGAGGAACTGGAACATCGCTGTATCCAGCTCTCTGGAGAGACAGACACCATTG GAGAGTACATTGCCCTCTACCAAAACCAAAGGGCCTTTCTGAAGGAGCGACATCGCGAGAAGGAGGAGTACATCAGCCGGCTGGCACAGGACAAGGAGGACATGAAG GTGAAGCTGCTGGAGCTACAGGAGTTGGTGCTGCGGCTGGTGGGCGAGCGCAACCAGTGGCAGGGCAAGTTCCTGGCCGTCACCCAGAGCCCTGCTGCcgagcccaccccagccccctccgGCTCCCAGGAGCTCGAAGCTGCCGACGAGCAGGGTG AACTTCGGGAAGTGAGCCTTGCCGACCACGTGGATCCTGTGCCCAGAGAGGCCGGGGTAGCTCCACCCCCTGAGAACCCCACCGAGCAGCAGATCATGCAGCTGCTGCGTGAGATCCAGAACCCCCAGGAGTACGCAGGCTTGGGCAGCAACCCCTGCATCCCCTTCTTCTACCGGGCCGATGAGAATGACGAGGTGAAGATCATGGTGATCTAA
- the Golga2 gene encoding golgin subfamily A member 2 isoform X6 has product MWPPHLPCPSPGMSEETRRSKLAAAKKKLREYQQRNSPGVPAGAKKKKKIKNGSNLETTATDDCNSPEDIQDILKVLVSDLNHSNGVALPPLDKWKSYDADDGPDLMDETKTFSSTESLRQLSQQLNGLVSESTPYVNGEGLTSCTNIKDLESRYQELAVALDSSYVTNKQLSSKIEELKQQNQDTLDQLEKEKKDYQQKLAKEQGALREQLQVHIQTIGILVSEKSELQTALAHTQQAARQKAGESEDLASRLQSSRQRVGELERTLSAVSTQQKQAEKYNKELTKERDALKLELYKNNKNNEDLTELNSELEERLRVLLTEKEGMQLGMEELQKKLEMSEVLLLQFSSQSESTDSSQQLQQAMEERVQLERKVEQLTELLKQLQVERDQYAENLKEEGTVWKQKIQQVLEQMRMLKEEKERSEKQVVELETNMAELKSQLAAPSLPPAPAGPSEAEQQLQAEAQQLQKELESLAGQLHVQVQDNENLSRLNQEQEERLLALERAAEVWTEQAEDRKQILETMESNRTTISRALLQNRELKEQLAELQDGFVRLSNENMELTSALQSEQHVKKELAKKLGQLQEKLGELKETVELKSQEAQGMQEQRDQCLSHLQQYAAAYQQHVVAYQQLASEKEALHQQFLVQTQLLDQLQHEEVRSKVAADMVRSELHETQKRLEATSQQNLQLQAQLGLLAVPAEVDEADKEEKDEEEVQPHLTIPEDLDSREAMVAFCNEALSSAEQEKARLRGQLREQKERCRRLAQLAAPSQSEPKQDGPGLGNGGDPASGESPQATQMPMEKLQSRFLEVMQEKMELKERVEELEHRCIQLSGETDTIGEYIALYQNQRAFLKERHREKEEYISRLAQDKEDMKVKLLELQELVLRLVGERNQWQGKFLAVTQSPAAEPTPAPSGSQELEAADEQGELREVSLADHVDPVPREAGVAPPPENPTEQQIMQLLREIQNPQEYAGLGSNPCIPFFYRADENDEVKIMVI; this is encoded by the exons ATTCAGGACATTCTGAAGGTGCTGGTGTCCGACCTTAACCATTCCAATGGGGTAGCACTCCCCCCATTGGACAAGTGGAAG AGCTACGATGCTGACGATGGCCCTGATCTCATGGATGAGACCAA GACTTTTTCATCAACTGAGAGCCTACGGCAACTTTCTCAACAGCTCAATGGTCTTGTGTCAGAG TCCACACCTTACGTCAACGGGGAGGGCCTCACATCTTGTACCAACATAAAGGATCTGGAG AGCCGGTACCAAGAGCTAGCAGTAGCCCTGGACTCCAGCTatgtaacaaacaaacaactcagtAGCAAGATAGAGGAATTG AAACAACAGAACCAGGACACCTTGGACCAACTGGAAAAA GAAAAGAAGGACTACCAGCAGAAGCTGGCCAAAGAGCAGGGAGCACTGCGGGAACAGTTGCAG GTTCACATCCAGACCATTGGGATCCTGGTGTCTGAGAAGTCAGAATTACAGACCGCCCTGGCCCACACGCAGCAGGCAGCCAGGCAGAAAGCAG GAGAGTCCGAGGATCTTGCCAGCCGCCTGCAGTCTTCTCGACAGCGTGTGGGAGAGCTGGAGCGGACTCTGTCTGCCGTCTCCACGCAGCAGAAGCAGGCAGAGAag TACAATAAGGAGCTAACCAAAGAGCGAGATGCCCTGAAACTGGAGCTGTATAAGAACAa TAAAAATAATGAAGACCTGACAGAGCTGAACTCAGAACTGGAAGAGAGGCTTCGAGTACTCCTGACAGAGAAAGAAGGCATGCAGCTTGGAATGGAGGAGCTGCAGAAGAAGTTGGAAATGTCTGAGGTCCTCTTGCTGCAA TTTTCTAGTCAGTCGGAGTCCACCGACAGTAGCCAGCAGTTACAGCAGGCCATGGAGGAGCGGGTACAGCTGGAGAGAAAAGTGGAGCAG CTGACAGAGTTGCTGAAACAGCTGCAAGTGGAGAGAGACCAGTACGCAGAGAACCTGAAAGAAGAGGGCACTGTGTGGAAGCAGAAGATTCAGCAAGTGTTGGAGCAG ATGCGCATgttgaaagaggagaaagagcgcAGTGAGAAGCAAGTAGTGGAGCTGGAGACCAACATGGCGGAACTGAAGAGTCAGCTGG CGGCGCCATCACTgccaccagccccagcaggaCCATCGGAAGCcgagcagcagctgcaggcagAGGCCCAGCAGCTGCAGAAGGAGCTAGAGAGCCTGGCGGGACAGCTACACGTGCAGGTGCAGGACAATGAGAACCTGAGCCGCCTGAACCAGGAGCAAGAGGAGCGGCTGCTGGCTCTGGAGCGGGCAGCTGAGGTCTGGACCGAGCAGGCAGAGGATCGCAAGCAGATCCTGGAAACCATGGAGAGCAACCGCACCACCATCAGCCGCGCACTTCTGCAAAACCGGGAGCTCAAGGAGCAGCTGGCCGAGCTGCAGGATGGCTTTGTCAGGCTG AGCAACGAGAACATGGAACTCACCAGTGCACTGCAGTCAGAGCAGCATGTCAAGAAGGAGCTGGCCAAGAAGCTAGGCCAGCTGCAAGAGAAGCTGGGAGAGCTGAAGGAGACG GTGGAGCTGAAGAGCCAGGAGGCCCAGGGTATGCAGGAACAGCGAGACCAGTGCCTGTCCCACCTGCAGCAGTACGCAGCAGCTTACCAACAGCATGTGGTGGCCTATCAGCAGCTGGCGTCGGAGAAGGAAGCCCTGCACCAGCAGTTCCTGGTGCAGACGCAGCTCCTGGACCAGCTCCAGCATGAGGAGGTGCGGAGCAAGGTGGCGGCTGATATGGTCCGCAGCGAGTTGCACGAGACCCAG AAGCGCCTGGAAGCCACCAGCCAGCAGAACCTTCAGCTGCAGGCCCAGTTGGGCCTCCTTGCTGTCCCCGCAGAAG TAGATGAAGCAGACAAAGAGgaaaaggatgaggaggaagTTCAGCCCCATTTGACCATCCCAGAGGATCTAGACAGCCGAGAAGCCATG GTCGCGTTTTGCAATGAGGCTCTCAGCAGTGCTGAGCAGGAGAAGGCACGGCTGCGCGGGCAGCTGCGAGAGCAGAAGGAGCGCTGCCGACGCCTGGCTCAGCTGGCGGCCCCGTCGCAGAGCGAGCCCAAGCAGGATGGCCCGGGCCTCGGGAACGGAGGCGACCCCGCCTCCGGGGAGAGCCCGCAGGCCACACAGATGCCCATGGAGAAACTGCAG AGCCGCTTCCTAGAGGTCATGCAGGAGAAGATGGAGCTCAAGGAGCGAGTGGAGGAACTGGAACATCGCTGTATCCAGCTCTCTGGAGAGACAGACACCATTG GAGAGTACATTGCCCTCTACCAAAACCAAAGGGCCTTTCTGAAGGAGCGACATCGCGAGAAGGAGGAGTACATCAGCCGGCTGGCACAGGACAAGGAGGACATGAAG GTGAAGCTGCTGGAGCTACAGGAGTTGGTGCTGCGGCTGGTGGGCGAGCGCAACCAGTGGCAGGGCAAGTTCCTGGCCGTCACCCAGAGCCCTGCTGCcgagcccaccccagccccctccgGCTCCCAGGAGCTCGAAGCTGCCGACGAGCAGGGTG AACTTCGGGAAGTGAGCCTTGCCGACCACGTGGATCCTGTGCCCAGAGAGGCCGGGGTAGCTCCACCCCCTGAGAACCCCACCGAGCAGCAGATCATGCAGCTGCTGCGTGAGATCCAGAACCCCCAGGAGTACGCAGGCTTGGGCAGCAACCCCTGCATCCCCTTCTTCTACCGGGCCGATGAGAATGACGAGGTGAAGATCATGGTGATCTAA
- the Golga2 gene encoding golgin subfamily A member 2 isoform X5, whose translation MWPPHLPCPSPGMSEETRRSKLAAAKKKLREYQQRNSPGVPAGAKKKKKIKNGSNLETTATDDCNSPEDIQDILKVLVSDLNHSNGVALPPLDKWKAPQDCAAPVPPSADDPVLPASVPSPDTGITSMASLQSYDADDGPDLMDETKTFSSTESLRQLSQQLNGLVSESTPYVNGEGLTSCTNIKDLEKQQNQDTLDQLEKEKKDYQQKLAKEQGALREQLQVHIQTIGILVSEKSELQTALAHTQQAARQKAGESEDLASRLQSSRQRVGELERTLSAVSTQQKQAEKYNKELTKERDALKLELYKNNKNNEDLTELNSELEERLRVLLTEKEGMQLGMEELQKKLEMSEVLLLQFSSQSESTDSSQQLQQAMEERVQLERKVEQLTELLKQLQVERDQYAENLKEEGTVWKQKIQQVLEQMRMLKEEKERSEKQVVELETNMAELKSQLAAPSLPPAPAGPSEAEQQLQAEAQQLQKELESLAGQLHVQVQDNENLSRLNQEQEERLLALERAAEVWTEQAEDRKQILETMESNRTTISRALLQNRELKEQLAELQDGFVRLSNENMELTSALQSEQHVKKELAKKLGQLQEKLGELKETVELKSQEAQGMQEQRDQCLSHLQQYAAAYQQHVVAYQQLASEKEALHQQFLVQTQLLDQLQHEEVRSKVAADMVRSELHETQKRLEATSQQNLQLQAQLGLLAVPAEDEADKEEKDEEEVQPHLTIPEDLDSREAMVAFCNEALSSAEQEKARLRGQLREQKERCRRLAQLAAPSQSEPKQDGPGLGNGGDPASGESPQATQMPMEKLQSRFLEVMQEKMELKERVEELEHRCIQLSGETDTIGEYIALYQNQRAFLKERHREKEEYISRLAQDKEDMKVKLLELQELVLRLVGERNQWQGKFLAVTQSPAAEPTPAPSGSQELEAADEQGELREVSLADHVDPVPREAGVAPPPENPTEQQIMQLLREIQNPQEYAGLGSNPCIPFFYRADENDEVKIMVI comes from the exons ATTCAGGACATTCTGAAGGTGCTGGTGTCCGACCTTAACCATTCCAATGGGGTAGCACTCCCCCCATTGGACAAGTGGAAG GCTCCCCAAGACTGTGCTGCTCCTGTGCCACCATCTGCTGATGACCCTGTGTTACCCGCCAGTGTCCCTTCCCCTGACACTGGTATCACTAGCATGGCATCGCTTCAG AGCTACGATGCTGACGATGGCCCTGATCTCATGGATGAGACCAA GACTTTTTCATCAACTGAGAGCCTACGGCAACTTTCTCAACAGCTCAATGGTCTTGTGTCAGAG TCCACACCTTACGTCAACGGGGAGGGCCTCACATCTTGTACCAACATAAAGGATCTGGAG AAACAACAGAACCAGGACACCTTGGACCAACTGGAAAAA GAAAAGAAGGACTACCAGCAGAAGCTGGCCAAAGAGCAGGGAGCACTGCGGGAACAGTTGCAG GTTCACATCCAGACCATTGGGATCCTGGTGTCTGAGAAGTCAGAATTACAGACCGCCCTGGCCCACACGCAGCAGGCAGCCAGGCAGAAAGCAG GAGAGTCCGAGGATCTTGCCAGCCGCCTGCAGTCTTCTCGACAGCGTGTGGGAGAGCTGGAGCGGACTCTGTCTGCCGTCTCCACGCAGCAGAAGCAGGCAGAGAag TACAATAAGGAGCTAACCAAAGAGCGAGATGCCCTGAAACTGGAGCTGTATAAGAACAa TAAAAATAATGAAGACCTGACAGAGCTGAACTCAGAACTGGAAGAGAGGCTTCGAGTACTCCTGACAGAGAAAGAAGGCATGCAGCTTGGAATGGAGGAGCTGCAGAAGAAGTTGGAAATGTCTGAGGTCCTCTTGCTGCAA TTTTCTAGTCAGTCGGAGTCCACCGACAGTAGCCAGCAGTTACAGCAGGCCATGGAGGAGCGGGTACAGCTGGAGAGAAAAGTGGAGCAG CTGACAGAGTTGCTGAAACAGCTGCAAGTGGAGAGAGACCAGTACGCAGAGAACCTGAAAGAAGAGGGCACTGTGTGGAAGCAGAAGATTCAGCAAGTGTTGGAGCAG ATGCGCATgttgaaagaggagaaagagcgcAGTGAGAAGCAAGTAGTGGAGCTGGAGACCAACATGGCGGAACTGAAGAGTCAGCTGG CGGCGCCATCACTgccaccagccccagcaggaCCATCGGAAGCcgagcagcagctgcaggcagAGGCCCAGCAGCTGCAGAAGGAGCTAGAGAGCCTGGCGGGACAGCTACACGTGCAGGTGCAGGACAATGAGAACCTGAGCCGCCTGAACCAGGAGCAAGAGGAGCGGCTGCTGGCTCTGGAGCGGGCAGCTGAGGTCTGGACCGAGCAGGCAGAGGATCGCAAGCAGATCCTGGAAACCATGGAGAGCAACCGCACCACCATCAGCCGCGCACTTCTGCAAAACCGGGAGCTCAAGGAGCAGCTGGCCGAGCTGCAGGATGGCTTTGTCAGGCTG AGCAACGAGAACATGGAACTCACCAGTGCACTGCAGTCAGAGCAGCATGTCAAGAAGGAGCTGGCCAAGAAGCTAGGCCAGCTGCAAGAGAAGCTGGGAGAGCTGAAGGAGACG GTGGAGCTGAAGAGCCAGGAGGCCCAGGGTATGCAGGAACAGCGAGACCAGTGCCTGTCCCACCTGCAGCAGTACGCAGCAGCTTACCAACAGCATGTGGTGGCCTATCAGCAGCTGGCGTCGGAGAAGGAAGCCCTGCACCAGCAGTTCCTGGTGCAGACGCAGCTCCTGGACCAGCTCCAGCATGAGGAGGTGCGGAGCAAGGTGGCGGCTGATATGGTCCGCAGCGAGTTGCACGAGACCCAG AAGCGCCTGGAAGCCACCAGCCAGCAGAACCTTCAGCTGCAGGCCCAGTTGGGCCTCCTTGCTGTCCCCGCAGAAG ATGAAGCAGACAAAGAGgaaaaggatgaggaggaagTTCAGCCCCATTTGACCATCCCAGAGGATCTAGACAGCCGAGAAGCCATG GTCGCGTTTTGCAATGAGGCTCTCAGCAGTGCTGAGCAGGAGAAGGCACGGCTGCGCGGGCAGCTGCGAGAGCAGAAGGAGCGCTGCCGACGCCTGGCTCAGCTGGCGGCCCCGTCGCAGAGCGAGCCCAAGCAGGATGGCCCGGGCCTCGGGAACGGAGGCGACCCCGCCTCCGGGGAGAGCCCGCAGGCCACACAGATGCCCATGGAGAAACTGCAG AGCCGCTTCCTAGAGGTCATGCAGGAGAAGATGGAGCTCAAGGAGCGAGTGGAGGAACTGGAACATCGCTGTATCCAGCTCTCTGGAGAGACAGACACCATTG GAGAGTACATTGCCCTCTACCAAAACCAAAGGGCCTTTCTGAAGGAGCGACATCGCGAGAAGGAGGAGTACATCAGCCGGCTGGCACAGGACAAGGAGGACATGAAG GTGAAGCTGCTGGAGCTACAGGAGTTGGTGCTGCGGCTGGTGGGCGAGCGCAACCAGTGGCAGGGCAAGTTCCTGGCCGTCACCCAGAGCCCTGCTGCcgagcccaccccagccccctccgGCTCCCAGGAGCTCGAAGCTGCCGACGAGCAGGGTG AACTTCGGGAAGTGAGCCTTGCCGACCACGTGGATCCTGTGCCCAGAGAGGCCGGGGTAGCTCCACCCCCTGAGAACCCCACCGAGCAGCAGATCATGCAGCTGCTGCGTGAGATCCAGAACCCCCAGGAGTACGCAGGCTTGGGCAGCAACCCCTGCATCCCCTTCTTCTACCGGGCCGATGAGAATGACGAGGTGAAGATCATGGTGATCTAA